A genomic segment from Saimiri boliviensis isolate mSaiBol1 chromosome 14, mSaiBol1.pri, whole genome shotgun sequence encodes:
- the ASPDH gene encoding aspartate dehydrogenase domain-containing protein has product MADRGPRRVGVVGYGRLGRSLVSRLLALGPELGLELVFVWNRDPGRMAGSVPPSLQLQNLAALGERHPDLVVEVAHPKIIHESGAQILRHANLLVGSPSALGDQTTERQLLEASNHWNHAVFVARGALWGTEDIKRLDAAGGLQSLRVTMATHPDGFRLEGPLAEAHSTGCRTVLYEGPVRGLCPFAPRNSNTMAAAALAAPSLGFDGVIGVLVADLSLTDMHVVDVELSGPPGPTGRSFAVHTRRENPAEPGAVTGSATVTAFWRSLLACCQLPSRPGIHLC; this is encoded by the exons ATGGCCGACAGGGGACCACGGAGGGTGGGCGTGGTGGGCTACGGCCGCCTCG GACGGTCCCTTGTCTCCCGCCTGTTGGCTCTGGGACCAGAACTTGGCTTAGAACTTGTTTTCGTCTGGAATCGTGACCCAGGACGAATGGCAGGGAGCGTGCCCCCTTCCCTGCAGCTCCAGAACCTTGCTGCCCTTGGGGAAAG GCACCCTGATCTGGTTGTGGAAGTGGCCCATCCCAAAATAATCCATGAATCTGGGGCACAAATCCTGCGCCATGCCAATCTCCTG GTGGGGTCCCCATCAGCCCTAGGTGACCAGACCACAGAGCGGCAGCTCTTGGAGGCCTCGAACCACTGGAACCATGCCGTGTTTGTGGCCCGAGGGGCTCTGTGGGGCACTGAGGACATCAAGAGATTGGATGCAGCTGGGGGCCTCCAG AGCCTGCGTGTCACCATGGCCACACACCCTGATGGCTTCCGGCTGGAGGGACCCCTGGCTGAAGCCCACAGCACCGGGTGTCGCACTGTGCTCTACGAAGGCCCTGTCCGTGGGCTCTGTCCCTTTGCCCCCCGAAACTCCAACACCATGGCGGCCGCTGCCCTGGCTGCCCCCAGCCTGGGCTTCGATGGGGTGATTGGGGTGCTTGTGGCTGATCTCAG CCTCACGGACATGCACGTGGTGGATGTGGAGCTGAGTGGACCCCCAGGCCCCACGGGCCGAAGCTTTGCTGTGCACACCCGCAGAGAGAACCCTGCAGAGCCAGGCGCGGTCACCGGCTCTGCCACCGTCACGGCCTTCTGGCGGAGCCTCCTGG CCTGCTGCCAGCTCCCCTCCAGGCCGGGGATCCATCTCTGCTGA
- the JOSD2 gene encoding josephin-2, with protein sequence MSQAPGAQPSPPSVYHERQRLELCAVHALNNVLQQQLFSQEAADEICKRLAPDSRLNPHRSLLGTGNYDVNVIMAALQGLGLAAVWWDRRRPLSQLALPQVLGLILNLPSPVSLGLLSLPLRRRHWVALRQVDGVYYNLDSKLRAPEALGDEDGVRAFLAAALAQGLCEVLLVVTKEVEEKGCWLRTD encoded by the exons ATGTCCCAGGCCCCAGGAGCACAGCCGAGTCCGCCCTCTGTGTACCACGAACGGCAGCGCCTGGAGCTGTGTGCCGTCCACGCCCTCAACAACGTTCTGCAGCAGCAGCTCTTTAGCCAGGAGGCTGCCGATGAGATCTGCAAGAG GTTGGCCCCAGACTCCCGGCTGAACCCTCATCGCAGCCTCCTGGGCACCGGCAACTATGACGTCAATGTGATCATGGCCGCTctgcaggggctgggcctggctgcCGTGTGGTGGGACAGGAGGAG GCCCCTGTCCCAGCTGGCCCTGCCCCAGGTGCTGGGGCTGATCCTGAACCTGCCCTCGCCCGTGTCGCTGGGGCTGCTGTCGCTGCCGCTGCGGCGGCGGCACTGGGTGGCCCTGCGCCAGGTGGATGGCGTCTACTACAACCTGGACTCCAAGCTGCGGGCGCCGGAGGCCCTGGGGGACGAGGATGGAGTGAG GGCCTTCCTGGCGGCTGCACTGGCCCAAGGCCTGTGTGAGGTGCTGCTGGTGGTgaccaaggaggtggaggagaagggCTGCTGGCTGCGGACAGACTGA